The following are encoded in a window of Balaenoptera ricei isolate mBalRic1 chromosome 1, mBalRic1.hap2, whole genome shotgun sequence genomic DNA:
- the LOC132353071 gene encoding transmembrane epididymal protein 1-like — protein sequence MGGFEGHLYPGLSLFFYGLYHARLVSRALICNYPVQYLPRRRWSKGRWARLQQIYYVGLAKILSSFILVAQELHNIQGQFVLISKIYHQRNFLYHKQWQHLTLYTTFFLSGCVDVVSQNLLPQRSPALEQGAQALGMFLILPLMVSHLQDSEGVELRCHVLLSQALFLLLLVVIAELWAPNVRQLWVMKAFLYMIIGSWLIQIGFMLYKPISGHKWMDDDKNDILFVTIFFCWHVASLVILMIWIYGVSFLWYCYIC from the coding sequence ATGGGAGGCTTTGAGGGTCATCTGTACCCAGGACTGTCTCTCTTCTTCTATGGACTTTATCACGCACGACTCGTCTCCAGGGCCTTGATATGCAACTACCCCGTCCAGTATCTGCCACGCCGTCGCTGGAGCAAAGGAAGATGGGCGAGGCTGCAGCAAATATACTATGTGGGACTGGCGAAGATATTGAGCTCCTTCATTTTAGTAGCCCAAGAACTGCATAACATTCAAGGGCAGTTTGTACTGATCAGCAAGATATATCACCAGAGAAACTTTTTGTACCACAAACAGTGGCAGCATCTCACTCTCTACACGACCTTCTTCCTGAGTGGGTGTGTAGATGTGGTGAGCCAGAACCTGCTGCCCCAGAGGTCTCCTGCCCTGGAACAAGGCGCCCAAGCCCTGGGCATGTTTCTGATTCTGCCCCTGATGGTGTCTCACTTGCAGGACTCAGAAGGAGTGGAGCTGCGGTGTCACGTCCTGCTCAGCCAGGCCttgttcctgctgctgctggtggtgaTCGCAGAGCTGTGGGCTCCCAACGTGCGGCAGCTCTGGGTGATGAAGGCCTTTTTATATATGATTATAGGCTCTTGGCTCATCCAGATAGGCTTTATGCTGTACAAACCAATCTCTGGCcataaatggatggatgatgacaaaaatgatattttatttgtcACCATCTTCTTCTGCTGGCATGTGGCTTCCCTTGTCATTTTGATGATCTGGATCTACGGCGTCTCCTTTTTGTGGTATTGTTACATTTGCTGA